The Malaclemys terrapin pileata isolate rMalTer1 chromosome 20, rMalTer1.hap1, whole genome shotgun sequence genome contains the following window.
CCCAGTGACAGCCAGTGGCAGCGAGTTCCACAGGCCGATTGTGCCCAATGAGCCTTTTCTCAGGGTCAGATGCTCTGACCTTCCAGTTTCTGGGGCACTGGGCTCCATCCTGGTCACCCCGACTCGGAAtttcctggcagaggggcaggggggtcaGCAGTGGGAAACCTGAAGGATCAGGGTCCTCCCGGATGGAGAGAGAGTGGAAAGGCTGCGGAGCAGAAGGGACAGGCTGGAGGGATGCAAATGACCAGAGGGGGCAGAGGAGACAGATGGGCACGAAGCCGCACACCCTGGGCAGGAGCTTCCCCAGTCCGAGCTCAGTTCAGAGCACCAGCCCCACCTGCCATCTTCAGCCCAGCCCTTGCttggcctccctccagcctggcctggctcccCATTCGCCCCTTTGCTGCCAGCGGCGGGTGCTGCTGCACGGTGAGCAGGCTCCCGGCCAGGCCTGTCTCCAGCCCTGTCACATTTAACGCAGGGCTGCGCATCCCCCCGTGCCGTGCACGGCCTTTGCTgggctgctccccccaccctattGCCACGGCCTCACTCAGAGCACCAGCCCTCAGCCAATCCTGCTgcgtgggctggggcaggtggggggcaccCACATTAACCcagccctttctcccctcccccgcatggCACAGGCTGCCCCCGCATCATCTCTCGCTCCCAGTGGAGGGCCCGGACCCCAAGAAGCAGGGTCCCGCTGAGGACCCCAGTGCCCTACGTCATCATCCACCACACGGCAGGGAACCGCTGCTACACACAGGCCTCCTGTAGCGAGCAGGTCAGGGGCATCCAGAACTACCACATCAACAAGAGGGGCTGGTCTGACATCGGCTAcaagtgagtgggggcagggtggggtgggggcttcccCAGAGCTATGGGTGGACTCGGGGCCACTGCCCCCAAGTAGCCACATGGGGGCAGCAGAGACCACACTCAGGGGTAGAGGGGAATTGTCCGCAGAAGagatttgatttttatatttaatattttttggcTAAAAAGGGGGAATTGGGTTGGGGTGCACCCAGAGTCTCTGCTGTGGGGGACGGGGATTTTGGGGGCATAGGGAGATTGGGAGGAAGGCTGAGGAAGTCCCTGAAGAgcgggggatgggaaggggcagTCATGGAGCTGGTGGGGGATGGAGGGCCGCAGGGAGCCCCTGGGTTGTGCCATGAGCTCGGCCGACAGACACCGCACGGCCTGCGCCCTGCTCGTCTGTGACACCGCCCCGTGCCAGCGTTTCCTTGGCGCCGGACTGACACCCCGCAATGAAAACCTGGCCAGGGATTTTGCTCCCTGAAATGTTTTCAGATTATGACGTCAGGGGATGGAAACCCAATTGGGAATTTCCTGCGTGGCCCAGGTCCCTGCAATGTTCTCCTGCCCCAGATCTGGGTTGGCTACAGCCCTCGCTCGCCCCCCAGCTGTATCCTGGTGGGACCCGGGCAAGCCCAGCGACGACCCTGGGGGAGCTGCCGAGAgcgatggggaggggaggctgtggccAACATGCCTGTGCAGGTCTCACACTGCGCtctgcctgcagcttcctgatcGGCGAGGACGGCAACGTCTACGAGGGCAGAGGCTGGAGCACGAGGGGGGCCCATGCCAAGAACTGGAACTCTAGGTCGCTGGGATTCAGTTTCCTTGGCACCTTCACCAGTACGTGGGTCCCGTCTGTACAGATTTCCCCAGCTAGGCCCCAAGGGGAGCTGGGAATCCCTCCTGCACGGCTCCCGCCCACACGTGCTCTCCCCTGCTGACCTGATGCCCGGGGCAGGGGATTCTGCCCCAGGGACCATCTCCGGTGATGTAGGAATTGGTAACTGATGACAACGGGTCACTGCTGCAGAGCGACCTGGCTGGCTGCAAGCTAACAACGTGGGCTTTTCATCCAGCCAAGCAcaagggcagggatggggcccaAGGAACGCAGGCCAGACCTACGGCCTGGAGCCTGGAAAGCAGCGACCCAGAAAGGATCTAGGGCCGGGGAACACAGCTGAGCAGGGGCAGCCCGTAGGACCCTGGAGCTGTACAGGGAGGGGAGAGCGAgtaggagcggggggggggggtcacctgtATACGGCATCACTGGGCCCGTCACTGGATCCCCTGGCTGGCTCTGGTGGCCCAGGGGCGTTTGCTCCACTTGCTAATCGCCCACCCTGTTCGAAATTTGGGCCTTATTTCCCGGGGAACGTGTCTGGCTTCAGTtcccggcccctggcccctctTCTGCCTTTCTCCGCGCGGCTAACGCGCCCGGCAGGTCCTGTGCTTCCTCCCCGGGTGATCAGCTGGGCGGGCTGAGCTCTGCCCGTCCCGCTCTGGCAGCCATTTCTCCAGCCCAGGGATAATTTTTGGCTCTTTTTTGCCCCCTGGACAATTTTTCCACGTCCCCACAGCCGGACACGGGGAaaagcccctccctgcccctgccccccactcctctgtTTGTCCCACCCAGGATCCCATGAGCCCTGCATGTCCCTGCATCGCCCTGGGAGCTCGGGTGTGGCTTGTGACTGCTAGATCCTGCCCAGAGCCCGGCTCTCCAGTGTGCAGCCCCCGGGCTGGAGGTGGGGCCTGCGTCCCTCGAGCTGTAACTGTCCATGGGGCTGGATAAAATGCATTTGGTTTGCCTGGACCCAGCTCGCGCTGTAGCACGGCCCTGGCATCACCGGGCAGAGAGCACCTGAGCTGGGCACTCAcagggcagctgcagctggggacaCTGGGCACCCGGTGCCCCCTCTCAGCTCAGAgcttgggggcgggggatgggatTCAGCGAGAGATCTGCCCCGGGGCTAACCCagctggcttcagccccatcccGCTGGGCTCCACCATGGTCgagctccccctgcctggggcaccAGGCTGGGGCACGGGGCCAGGAAATGCAGCGGGCGGGAGGTTGCATTACCCAGAGCAATGGGGCAAGGGGGAGTGACATTGACGTGGCCAATCGAGAGTGTGGGCAGAGGGGGGTTATTTATTCAGGCCACAGTCATGTCCCCTGAGCAGCAGAGAGGGGCCAGGGCCCAGGATGAGATTAACAGGGGGCTCCTGTGTCCTGCAGACGGAGTCCCCAACGCTGCTGCCCTGAACGCCGCCAGGAGCCTGATCCAATGTGCCGTCTCCAAGGGCTTCCTGAGCCGCAGCTACACCCTGAAGGGGCATCGCAACGTGAGTCTGACCAGCTGCCCCGGGAACGACCTCTACAGGGTCATCAGACAGTGGGCCAGGTTCAAACTCTGAGTCCCTGCAGCCTcggggcagcccctgtgcccatCACTGACCCCGCCTGCGGCTTCTGCCTGCCCAAGCAGCACCTCcgccccccagcagggggcagcctcGCGCTTCTCGCCCACCCGCCTGGGAAGGACCCGGCGGGTGGTTCGCAGAGACCCACAAAGGGGGTTTTAATTCAAGTGCGATTTGCCTCTAACCCAGCACCCCTGCGGCTTAGGGCTTGCTTTGCTTGGGAGCTTCTGAGCAGTGACAATAAACCAGCTTCTAGCACATGAAAAGTTGAAGCGCCGTGAATCATTTCATCTCCTATTAAACCATAACCACCCCCCgccgctgggctgggctgggagagccCAGAGGGTGAGATTATGGTCTGTCAGAGTGGCACTAAGAGGCCCCAttacgctaggtgctgtacacacagagCATGAgacagacagttcctgccctaaagagctcacGGTCTAACTAGACAcagggtggaaggggaaactgaggcacagggaggggaaagggtttTGCCCAAGCTCCCaggccagtcagtggcagagcagggaacacaCCCCATGGCTGCAGTCcagtgctctgcccactagactGTGCTGCCTCTCAGTCCAACTGTAAGACAAAtaagggaaaaaatagaaaagtttAAGAGAAACAAGGGCCCCCCACTATGGGCAGGGCCGGCCCTAGACTAAACGGCGCCCCAGGTGAGCAGCGTCTTCGGCTTCATTTTTATCTAAGCTGATAGAAACTGTTTTTagtttaagaataactgaaatgtactcaCATGAGGAAATCGATCTGTGCCCCAGTCTCGGGTGggccagtattaaatagtgttactgCAAGTGGGAGCGTTAGATGGAAACCCTCAACCTTTAGTTCCCAAGGGCGCTTTTCTCGCCTGCGCCCTCGCCAACGGACGCTCAGCGTCCGAGAGATCCCAAGACTGGCCAAAGGCATTTTCCAGCGATAGAATAGCCGGCGAGGCCCGTCTCCCGTCAGCCATCGTCCATCCAAGACGTGTTGTAATGAGCCTGAGTTTCAAAAGCTGCGCCCACCACGCGCGACTGTGCCCGGCCGTGGGAGCAGAATCCTGAGAGTGTCCTGCGGCTCTGCATCATGCATGAATTGGAGAACTGGGAGGGGTGAGGTTTCAGAGTcatagccctgttagtctgtgtcagcaaaaagaacgaggagtccttgtggcaccttagagactaacacatttatttgagcataagctttcgtgggctaaagttgcatgcagtggaaaatacagtaggcagatatagatagatatattcagagaacatgaaaaaaaatgggtgttgccataccaactctaacaagactagtCGAATAAGGTGGGCcattagcaggagaaaaaaaacttttgtagtgataatcaggatggcccatttcaaacagttgacaggaaggtgtgagtaacagcaggGAGAAAATTAGCAAGGGGAAAtagtttagtttgtgtaatgacccagccactcccagtctttattcaggcctaatttaatggtgtccagtttgcaaattaattccagttctgcagtttctcgttggaatctgtttttgaagtttttttgttgaagaattgccacttttaggtctgtaatagagtgaccagggaggttgaagtgtctccaactggtttttgaatgttatgggTGTTGGCCAATTCAACATAGGGTCTTTGTAATTGACGTCTGAACATTCCCCATGTCCAGCGTCCTGTgaattgttcaagagtgttttcctgtccGCCTGGAGATGGGGCTTTTCAGCACCCCCCCAATAACAGCACCAGGAAACCCACAAGAGTCAGTTACGCGGCCCCTGGCAGGATGGTTGGCTGAGTCCCCGGTCGCCGGGCACAGGGTTGTGTGCCGGGGGGCTCAGACCTTTGCTGGGATAACCAGCCTCTGGGGGGAAATGCAGCCTGGCACAGACGGCTCGAATGGGACTTTCTGGCACGTCTGGTTTAAATGGGACCTAAGCAGTGCCAGGCTCTTGTGCCGGCTGTTGTCATGGTGCGGAGGGGGGAGTTTTACCCGGGTGAGCTGAGCATGTTGGGATCTTTGCTGGCCTCTCCCCAGAAGGGAATGAGTGTGGGGACGCAGTTCCCTCCTGACTCCACCAGGAGGCGATAGCCCATTGCAGGGCAGGAGCCTTTGGTGACAGCTGCTGAGCGGGTGCATGTGGCCAGGTGGGGCCCATCCGCTAACCCGCCTGATGCATTTAACAGCCCAGCCTGGCGCTAGTGCCCGTCTGGCTAGAGCTGGATCCCCCCGATTGCTAGGCCCCGATCCAGCCGGGTGCCCGTTTCTCCCCACTCTCAGCCCTTTCAGTGCAGGAAAGTGAAGAGTTAACCGGGGCAGCGACGTGTTATCGCAGGGTTGGGTCCCCACAgcgatcccaccgctgccaccgtCTGTTCCGTTATCTCTCCATGTCCTTGGCCCGCACCTGTCAGTGCGGTGCCTCCGGCGTTAACCATTAAACAGGACTTCCTGTTTGCCGCAAAACGCAGCAAGACCGAACAGGGGAacgagtagggttgccaggtgtccggttttcaaccagaacacctggtcgaaaagggaccctggaggctCCTGTCAGCGCTGCTgatcgggctgttaaaagtcctgttggtggcgcagcggggctaagacaggcttcctgcctaccctggctccgcacagctcccaaAAGCGGACGGcatttccctgcagctcctaagcagaggcgcagccagggaAATTTCGCAtcacctccgcagctcccattggccaggaaccgcagacAATGGAAGTTGCATGGGTGGGGTGCGGGCAGTGCGcactgcgcagagccacctgaccgtgcctccgcctaggagccggacatgccgtccgcttctgggagcagcgtggagccagagcaggcagggagcctgtcttagccccactgtgctgccaacCAGGAGCCTCCTGAGGTAAGAGCCacctgcaccccgaaccctctGCCCCGGTCAgaacctaactccctcccagacccctcactctacacccccacccacaccccctgtccaggcctgagcctagggtgaccagatatcctgattttctagggacagtcccaatactgggggctttttcttatgtaggcacctattaccccctccccccatcccaatttttcacgcttgctagctggtcacccgacctgagccccatcccacactcaAAATTCCTCCCAgggcccacaccctgaaccctttcctgcatcccaaccccatgtcccaggcctgagccccctcttgcaccccaaaccccgcatccctggccccagcccagagcccacacccacagccagagccctcagacCCCTGtacccaacccccctgtcccagccctgggcctgctcctgcactccaaacccttggcctccagcctggagtcccctcctccacccaaacctctcatccctggccccacccccagctggagccctcacccacaccctaaccccctgccccagcccggagccccttcccactctgaacccctcgtttttggccccaccctggagtccgcaccctcagctggagcccgcaTCCCTCCGCACCtgaactccctcccccagctcagtgaaagtgagtgagggtgggggagagtgagcgatggagggaggggggctggagtgagtgggggctggggcctcagagaggggtgaggcaggggcagggctgtgggaaggggcggggtatgGGGCAGgccaagggtgttcggttttgtgcaattacaaagttggcaaccctaggaatgagaaagagaaaaaggagaagaaaggCCAACGCAAAGCTGGTGGGGGgcgctgtgacgttattgacataaaccgggaccgtatagatcattgttgcaaccaaggtcctgtagtggcacccaaatcttgtataaagggggtcaaatggggtgtctaggacaaggttatggtttactggttatgattatgctgtctatatgtgtgtatcagttttgtagttgaagttatgaatattggctctatactgtctgtatggcaaacttatgctatgcttctgggtgacatcccagacaagctgagattagctctgcctagcctgcttgatggcccattaaggaccatcagcgatacaatggacccattgagagaaggcagatacgccttgtaactcagcaaagtatgcaggg
Protein-coding sequences here:
- the LOC128826462 gene encoding peptidoglycan recognition protein 1-like — encoded protein: MLLLTRVVLLSALCAAALGCPRIISRSQWRARTPRSRVPLRTPVPYVIIHHTAGNRCYTQASCSEQVRGIQNYHINKRGWSDIGYNFLIGEDGNVYEGRGWSTRGAHAKNWNSRSLGFSFLGTFTNGVPNAAALNAARSLIQCAVSKGFLSRSYTLKGHRNVSLTSCPGNDLYRVIRQWARFKL